Part of the Deltaproteobacteria bacterium genome is shown below.
CCGGCAAATCCCCGGCCCGCATTTTCTTGGTGCTGCGCCACTGGGCCTCGGTTTCCTGGATGCGGGCACTGTCTTCGAGCATGATCCCCAACAGATCGCGCGTGGGCGGTGTGGTGTAAATAGGGCCGGAAAAGCCCTTGGCGACCAGGCGCGGCAACAATCCGGAATGATCGATGTGCGCGTGGGTCAGCAAGATGAAGTCCAGACTTTCCGGGTGGTACACGCCGTTTTCGTCCCAGTTGCGCATTTCGATGACCCGATTCCCCTGATGCATGCCGCAATCAATGGAAAAACGCGCCGTCTCGCACTCCACGACATGACAAGACCCGGTCACGGTTCGGGCCGCGCCCAAGAAACTGATCTTCATGCAATCCTCCGTTTTCCCGCACACCGGCTGACGCCATCCGGGCCCATTGCCCTATGCCGTACCCATGTGGTAGTTGTGTCAGAAATGAATCGCGCCGTGTGATTCGGCTTCACATCCAATCTTTTGCCTTCGTCACGATATCTCATGCTCAATCTCGACAATCTCAAGGACACCGATCTCCCCCCCCTCAAACCCATGGTCGCCAAGCTGTGGGGATTGCTCAACGCTCCTGACACACGCTTGGCGGAAATCGCCGAAGCCATGGGCGCGGAGCCCGTTCTTTGCGCCCGGATCATGGCCGTGGCCAATTCGCCCATCTACCGGGGCACCGACGAGATCACCTCGGTCCACAAAGCCCTGGTCCGGCTCGGGCTGCAGGAAGTCAAGGGTGTTGTCTATTACCTGACCCTGGCCGGTTCCGTGCGTAAAAACACCCTGCCCGCCAGCTTTTCCATCCGGCGCTTCTGGACCCACAGCCTGTGCACGGCGCTTCTGAGCGAAAAACTCATCAAATTCCACGCCAACCTTTTTCCCATGACCCAGGAAGAACAGGAAGGCGCCTATCTCTCGGGCCTGCTCCACGACATGGGCTACGTGGTCATGGGCACCCTCATGCCCGAGGCGTTCACCACCCTGGCCCAGTCCTGGGAACATGGCGGCCACGACCCACTCCAACTCGAGGAAAGCCTGTTTGGCGTGGCCCATCCCGTCATCAGCGCGAAGGCGCTCAAACTGTGGAAATTCCCCAAAAATGTCCAGCTCGCGGTTTACGCCCACCATCGGGACGTCACCACCGGCAATCCTCCGGCCGTGGTCACCCTGCTCAAGGTGGCGGATTGCCTGGCGACGGGAGCCGGCTACCATTTCAACCCAATGTTCACGCTGGACATGAAACAGTCGACCATCCCCGCCGGCCTGATGGACAACGATTTTCAGCCCATCGTCGAGGAAGTTTCCCTGAAAGTGGAATTGCTGGTTGGCCAAAATTTTTCCTGATACCTCAAAATTTTTCGCTAAATCAAAAATCCAATTCAAGTTCCAAGGCCACCCGCCCGGAGTCTCCATCAATTCCGGGGGACAGCGGCTCGGCGAGGCGGGTTTGTAACCACGTCCAAAGCACCTCTCCGGTCCGGTCGAACTGTTTGTAATTGCCCAGGACCCGCACGCATAAATATCTGGCGCGCAGCTCCAGGCCCGTGCCTTGTCCATTGGGCTCTCGAAAGCTGTATTCGTCCAGGGCCCCGCTCAGCCGTCCCAGAAGCGCCCTGGTACCGCGCGCGTCCAAATCGGGCGAAACCAGAGCCAGCATTTCGCCATTCAAAGCGGCCAGGCGGTCGTAATTGCGGAGTTGGCGCCGCAGATAGTCCCAAATCCCGGATTTGAACCATGCCAGCCAATCCTCGCCAAAGCTGGCGCGCAGGCCGGCGTTATCCGGAATGGCCAGCACGGAAAGAGAAAACCAGCCGTGCCGACGTCCCACGCGGTTGACTTCCTGGAACAAAAAGGCTTTGAGGCCATCCGGGGTCAACAGGCCGGTCGTGGGATCGACCACGGGCTCCAGCGCCCCCTGCCCGGTCAGACGCAAGGTCCGAACCGCCCGTTTGACCTGCCAGCCGAGTTCCAGATCCAGCAACGGCCCGACCAGATACGAATCCATGCCCGCGTCCGAGGAAAGAATGGGCACCAAATCGGAACGGGCGCCAAGCATGATGACATAGGCCGGACGGGCGCGACGCCGGGCCTCGCGCGCCCGCAGCATGGCGCACAACTCCAACCCGGAAA
Proteins encoded:
- a CDS encoding HDOD domain-containing protein, with translation MLNLDNLKDTDLPPLKPMVAKLWGLLNAPDTRLAEIAEAMGAEPVLCARIMAVANSPIYRGTDEITSVHKALVRLGLQEVKGVVYYLTLAGSVRKNTLPASFSIRRFWTHSLCTALLSEKLIKFHANLFPMTQEEQEGAYLSGLLHDMGYVVMGTLMPEAFTTLAQSWEHGGHDPLQLEESLFGVAHPVISAKALKLWKFPKNVQLAVYAHHRDVTTGNPPAVVTLLKVADCLATGAGYHFNPMFTLDMKQSTIPAGLMDNDFQPIVEEVSLKVELLVGQNFS